The following proteins are co-located in the Paracoccaceae bacterium Fryx2 genome:
- a CDS encoding ATP-binding cassette domain-containing protein, translated as MTGLALIGLQVSLRGEVLVALDATVAPGEVLTIMGASGSGKSTALAAMLGTLDAGFAMQGRIVLDGVDVTARPPQERRIGLLFQDDVLFPHLSVGGNLAFALPAALRGRAARRAAVEAALEAAGLAGFADRDPASLSGGQRARVALLRTLLAAPRALLLDEPFSRLDATLRTQIRTFVLNRARSEGLPVVLVTHDPEDARAAGGRALTPLGQPVPLPRQTPDARRA; from the coding sequence ATGACCGGGCTGGCGCTGATCGGCCTGCAGGTGTCGCTGCGCGGCGAGGTGCTGGTGGCGCTGGATGCGACCGTTGCCCCGGGCGAGGTTCTGACGATCATGGGCGCCTCGGGGTCGGGCAAGTCGACGGCGCTTGCGGCGATGCTGGGCACGCTGGACGCGGGGTTCGCCATGCAGGGCCGTATCGTGCTGGACGGCGTCGATGTCACCGCGCGGCCGCCGCAGGAGCGGCGCATCGGGCTGCTGTTTCAGGATGACGTGCTGTTCCCGCACCTGTCGGTCGGCGGCAACCTTGCCTTTGCGCTGCCCGCCGCCCTGCGCGGCCGGGCTGCCCGCCGGGCGGCGGTCGAGGCGGCGCTGGAGGCGGCCGGGCTGGCAGGTTTCGCCGACCGCGACCCTGCCTCGCTGTCGGGCGGCCAGCGCGCCCGGGTCGCGCTGCTGCGCACCCTGCTGGCCGCCCCCCGCGCGCTGCTGCTGGACGAGCCGTTCTCGCGGCTGGATGCCACGCTGCGCACCCAGATCCGCACCTTCGTGCTGAACCGGGCCCGCAGCGAAGGCTTGCCGGTGGTGCTGGTGACGCATGACCCCGAGGATGCCCGCGCCGCCGGCGGCCGGGCGCTGACGCCGCTGGGGCAGCCGGTGCCCCTGCCCCGCCAGACCCCGGATGCCCGCCGCGCCTGA
- a CDS encoding ATP-binding protein: MFARLKIFVPRSLYGRAALILVVPIIMIQLVVSVNFIQRHFEGVTRQMTRGMGIEVRYLLDEVAGAPDFAAAQARAARLAEALVLRVALPADWDAAGDRRVFYDLSGRVVIETMREALPSLVAADLLANTSEVRLLFASAQGPLSVIIDRRRVSASNPHQLLVLMVATSLLMTVIAYMFLRNQLRPIKKLAEAAEAFGKGRPSDYRSRGALEVRAAGNAFLDMRARIERQIEQRTLMLSGVSHDLRTPLTRLRLGLSMLPEDEQTRALLADVTDMERLVDEFLAFARGDALDAAEDVDPLALMQHVVENAVRAGQPVTLRPFHGQMIRVRLRPAAVTRALENLLGNAIRYGTRAEVALAVSDRALRLTVEDDGPGIPKARREEAMHPFTRLDRARDPNRGGGVGLGLPIAADIARNHGGMLRLGESESMGGLKAELVLAR, encoded by the coding sequence ATGTTCGCCCGGTTGAAAATCTTCGTGCCCCGCAGCCTCTATGGCCGTGCAGCGCTCATTCTGGTCGTTCCGATCATCATGATCCAGCTGGTGGTATCGGTAAACTTCATCCAGCGCCACTTCGAGGGCGTGACGCGGCAGATGACGCGCGGCATGGGGATCGAGGTGCGCTACCTGCTGGACGAGGTCGCGGGGGCGCCCGATTTCGCGGCGGCACAGGCGCGCGCCGCAAGGCTGGCAGAGGCGCTGGTGCTGCGTGTCGCCCTGCCTGCCGACTGGGACGCGGCCGGGGACCGGCGGGTGTTCTACGACCTGTCGGGGCGGGTGGTGATCGAGACGATGCGCGAGGCGCTGCCGTCGCTGGTGGCGGCCGACCTGCTGGCCAATACCAGCGAGGTGCGCCTGCTGTTCGCCTCGGCGCAGGGGCCGCTGTCGGTGATCATCGACCGGCGGCGTGTGTCGGCGTCGAACCCGCACCAGTTGCTTGTCCTGATGGTGGCGACCTCGCTGCTGATGACGGTGATCGCCTACATGTTCCTGCGCAACCAGTTGCGCCCCATCAAGAAACTCGCCGAGGCCGCCGAGGCGTTCGGCAAGGGCCGCCCGTCGGACTACCGCTCGCGCGGGGCGCTGGAGGTGCGGGCGGCGGGCAATGCCTTCCTCGACATGCGCGCCCGGATCGAACGGCAGATCGAACAGCGCACGCTGATGCTGTCGGGGGTCAGCCATGACCTGCGCACGCCGCTGACCCGGCTCCGGCTGGGCCTCTCGATGCTGCCCGAGGACGAGCAGACCCGCGCCCTGCTGGCCGATGTTACCGACATGGAGCGGCTGGTCGATGAATTCCTCGCCTTCGCGCGCGGCGACGCGCTGGATGCGGCCGAGGATGTCGATCCGCTGGCGCTGATGCAGCATGTGGTGGAAAACGCGGTGCGGGCCGGGCAGCCGGTCACGCTGCGGCCCTTTCACGGGCAGATGATCCGGGTCCGGCTGCGGCCCGCTGCGGTGACGCGGGCGCTGGAAAACCTTCTGGGCAACGCGATCCGCTACGGCACCCGGGCCGAAGTGGCTCTTGCCGTTTCCGACCGTGCCCTGCGCCTGACGGTCGAGGATGACGGGCCGGGTATCCCCAAGGCCCGGCGCGAGGAGGCGATGCACCCCTTCACCCGGCTGGACCGGGCGCGCGACCCCAACCGGGGCGGCGGCGTCGGCCTTGGCCTGCCGATCGCCGCCGACATCGCGCGCAACCACGGCGGCATGTTGCGACTGGGCGAAAGCGAAAGCATGGGCGGGCTGAAGGCGGAACTGGTGCTGGCGCGTTGA
- a CDS encoding MBL fold metallo-hydrolase, which translates to MGTQDQDRPEPGRCLALELGLRRVLAPNPSPMTLWGTQTHLIGEGDVAVLDPGPALPGHLAAILAALRPGERIRHILVSHAHLDHSPLARPLAEATGAEVLAFGPATAGRSPQMQRLAEAGMAGGEGVDHGFAPDRCLEDGERLEGDGWVLEAIHTPGHMGNHLCFAWGDRLFSGDHVMGWSSSLVSPPDGDMGAYLRALERLAARDWRVLHPAHGAPVPAPAARLAFLAEHRRQRETAILAALDEAPQRTLPALTARVYHDTPAALKPAAARNLLAHLIDLAERNLVIATPSLSADARFSRA; encoded by the coding sequence ATGGGCACGCAGGATCAGGACCGGCCCGAACCGGGCCGCTGCCTCGCGCTGGAGCTGGGCCTGCGCCGGGTGCTGGCGCCAAACCCGTCGCCGATGACCCTGTGGGGCACCCAGACCCACCTGATCGGCGAGGGCGACGTTGCGGTGCTCGACCCCGGCCCGGCGCTGCCCGGCCATCTGGCCGCGATCCTTGCCGCCCTGAGGCCGGGCGAGCGCATCCGCCACATCCTGGTCAGCCATGCCCATCTCGACCATTCGCCGCTCGCCCGCCCGCTGGCAGAGGCGACCGGGGCCGAGGTGCTCGCCTTCGGCCCCGCCACCGCCGGCCGCTCGCCGCAGATGCAGCGGCTGGCAGAGGCCGGCATGGCAGGTGGCGAAGGCGTGGACCACGGCTTTGCCCCCGACCGCTGCCTTGAGGACGGCGAGCGGCTGGAGGGCGACGGCTGGGTGCTGGAGGCGATCCACACCCCCGGCCACATGGGCAACCACCTGTGCTTCGCCTGGGGTGACCGGCTGTTCTCGGGCGATCATGTCATGGGCTGGTCCTCGTCGCTGGTCTCGCCGCCCGATGGCGACATGGGGGCCTACCTGCGCGCGCTGGAACGGCTGGCCGCGCGCGACTGGCGGGTGCTGCACCCGGCCCACGGCGCGCCGGTGCCCGCCCCCGCCGCCCGTCTGGCCTTCCTGGCCGAGCATCGCAGGCAGCGCGAAACCGCGATCCTCGCGGCGCTGGACGAGGCACCCCAGCGCACCCTGCCCGCGCTGACCGCCCGCGTCTACCACGACACGCCGGCCGCCCTGAAACCCGCCGCCGCCCGAAACCTGCTGGCCCATCTGATTGATCTGGCAGAAAGAAACCTGGTCATCGCCACCCCGTCCCTCTCGGCCGACGCCCGGTTTTCCCGGGCCTGA